From a single Streptomyces misionensis genomic region:
- a CDS encoding VanZ family protein, with amino-acid sequence MKRAAGKTTPAPPRRRHVLPLPVRMLAMLGAFVFMVAFAVVLAKITLAPSPASVSLAHSNLHPGRSIRAYLDQPELRDAAKQIGGNILLGVPFGVLVPVLAPGARGIWRVLLLTATVMLLVEMAQGALVTGRAFDVDDVILNTTGALVGYLLMGRRLGRVHDRRRSD; translated from the coding sequence GTGAAGCGTGCCGCCGGGAAGACGACGCCGGCTCCCCCGCGCCGTCGGCACGTGCTTCCGCTGCCCGTCCGCATGCTGGCGATGCTGGGCGCCTTCGTCTTCATGGTGGCCTTCGCCGTTGTACTGGCCAAGATCACTCTGGCGCCGTCCCCGGCGTCCGTCTCCCTCGCGCACAGCAACCTGCATCCCGGCCGCTCCATCAGGGCCTATCTGGACCAGCCCGAACTGCGCGACGCCGCCAAGCAGATCGGCGGCAACATCCTGCTGGGCGTACCGTTCGGGGTCCTGGTGCCGGTGCTCGCGCCGGGGGCCCGGGGGATCTGGCGGGTCCTGCTGCTGACCGCGACCGTGATGCTGCTGGTGGAGATGGCGCAGGGCGCACTGGTCACCGGGCGGGCCTTCGACGTGGACGACGTCATCCTCAACACGACCGGCGCGCTGGTCGGTTACCTGCTGATGGGCCGCAGGCTGGGGCGGGTGCACGATCGCCGCAGGAGCGACTGA
- a CDS encoding alpha/beta fold hydrolase, which translates to MQPTFVLVHGAFANSFSFAPLQAELGLLGHRSVAVDLPGHGFAATYPRSYQAPQDLEALATAPGAIKGVTLADNATHLIGILERAKRNGPVILVSHSRGGMTATVAANRRPDLIDRIVYVSAWCPVDLDVSAYYAEPEMAAVDATGLASAMVGDPAELGLLRSNFRTADPGVLAAFKAAFLADGTDDEFMVFLNTFQPDENLDAGTPDDRAQADTWGRIPRTYVRLTDDTSVPLAMQDRMIREGDALTPENPYDVRTLTSSHLKWLVDPAPAAQVLADTAALLPSGS; encoded by the coding sequence ATGCAACCGACGTTCGTACTGGTCCACGGAGCCTTCGCCAACTCCTTCTCCTTCGCGCCGCTCCAAGCCGAACTCGGCCTCCTCGGACACCGCTCGGTCGCCGTCGACCTGCCGGGGCACGGGTTCGCGGCGACGTACCCGCGCTCCTACCAGGCGCCGCAGGACCTCGAAGCACTCGCCACCGCGCCCGGGGCCATCAAGGGCGTGACGCTCGCCGACAACGCCACGCACCTCATCGGGATCCTGGAGCGGGCCAAGCGGAACGGGCCCGTCATCCTCGTCTCCCACAGCCGAGGGGGCATGACGGCCACCGTCGCGGCCAATCGGAGGCCCGACCTGATCGACCGCATCGTCTACGTCTCCGCCTGGTGTCCCGTCGACCTCGACGTCAGCGCCTACTACGCCGAGCCCGAGATGGCCGCGGTCGACGCCACGGGGCTGGCCTCGGCGATGGTCGGCGACCCCGCCGAACTCGGACTGCTGCGCTCCAACTTCCGCACCGCCGACCCCGGCGTCCTCGCGGCCTTCAAGGCGGCGTTCCTCGCCGACGGAACGGACGACGAGTTCATGGTCTTCCTCAACACCTTCCAGCCCGACGAGAACCTCGACGCCGGCACGCCGGACGACCGCGCACAGGCCGACACGTGGGGCCGCATCCCCAGGACGTACGTCCGGCTGACCGACGACACCAGCGTGCCGCTCGCCATGCAGGACCGGATGATCCGCGAGGGCGACGCGCTGACGCCGGAGAACCCCTACGACGTCCGCACGCTCACCAGCAGCCACCTGAAGTGGCTGGTCGACCCGGCGCCGGCGGCCCAGGTCCTGGCTGACACCGCCGCGCTGTTGCCTTCCGGCTCGTAG
- a CDS encoding nuclear transport factor 2 family protein, whose amino-acid sequence MTPYEVQHQLGKKFHACLTAGDWEGIRGLLTDDATWTLPGDNTISGTAVGAEAVVERAKKIASYGLDFELLHILVSRENMALSLHNTARRGEVRLDEYLSTVCRLRDGKIANIETYLSDVPGMNAFFV is encoded by the coding sequence ATGACCCCGTACGAAGTCCAGCACCAGCTCGGCAAGAAGTTCCACGCCTGTCTCACCGCGGGTGACTGGGAGGGCATCCGCGGCCTGCTCACCGACGACGCCACCTGGACGCTCCCCGGTGACAACACCATCTCCGGTACGGCGGTGGGCGCGGAGGCCGTCGTGGAGCGGGCGAAGAAGATCGCCTCCTACGGTCTCGACTTCGAGCTGCTGCACATCCTGGTGAGCCGCGAGAACATGGCCCTGTCCCTGCACAACACCGCCCGCCGGGGCGAGGTCCGGCTGGACGAGTACCTCTCCACCGTCTGCCGCCTCCGCGACGGCAAGATCGCGAACATCGAGACCTACCTGTCCGATGTCCCCGGCATGAACGCGTTCTTCGTCTGA
- a CDS encoding TetR/AcrR family transcriptional regulator, with product MPAKSKDSRPGGRSARVRAAVHRATVDLVQEVGAEKVTIPVVARRAGVNPSSLYRRWGTISALLADVAAQRQDEGAPELLGDLRKDLERAAVWTLTDLSQPGGVAFFRAEVAPDVDERRAGLRECLERVSTRFHAALEAAERRGESAPPLERVLDHVVAPLYFRVVFSIPETNEEYARGLVAELCDSGYGAASRPGRD from the coding sequence ATGCCCGCCAAAAGCAAAGACAGCCGTCCCGGCGGCCGGAGCGCCCGCGTGCGCGCCGCCGTGCACCGGGCGACCGTGGACCTGGTGCAGGAAGTCGGAGCCGAGAAGGTCACCATCCCCGTGGTGGCGCGCCGAGCGGGCGTCAACCCCAGCTCGCTGTACCGCCGTTGGGGGACGATCTCCGCCCTTCTGGCGGACGTGGCGGCCCAGCGCCAGGACGAGGGGGCGCCGGAGCTGCTCGGAGATCTGCGCAAGGACCTGGAACGGGCCGCCGTGTGGACGCTCACCGACCTGTCCCAGCCGGGCGGCGTCGCCTTCTTCCGGGCCGAAGTGGCCCCGGACGTGGACGAGCGGCGAGCGGGGTTGCGCGAGTGCCTGGAGCGGGTCAGCACCCGGTTCCACGCCGCTCTGGAGGCCGCGGAGCGGCGGGGCGAGAGCGCACCCCCACTGGAGCGGGTGCTGGATCACGTGGTCGCACCCCTCTACTTCCGGGTGGTGTTCTCGATCCCGGAAACGAACGAGGAGTACGCACGCGGCCTCGTCGCCGAACTGTGCGACTCCGGGTACGGCGCCGCTTCCCGGCCGGGACGGGACTGA
- a CDS encoding M48 family metallopeptidase encodes MARQQRALERVLADGRRTAPWNAALVGALALATVVNLVTVALAGTGVWLLVVGTWPERVLGAAECVIALVLRPRFGRMPRHTLDAAAAPVLHAVTKRIAAELGTKPMDAIAVDARYGSGCTVVGPRRRRVLVIGLPLWETLTADQRLALLGHDLGRASTRGGPSGAWIRTALDALATWADMISPTTELEAARQGVADANAFRPDSLRQNTNISLGHALAQPLQNLLAHGMLALHRLLGRLDDLSGRQSQYRADEMSVRVSSTASADGLLRALLLDETARFAVERAARSGGDVWARVRASLASVPDTERERLLRLARLRGTSTDGSSPPTYFRIQFVNRIPGPRTAAPPSGEEAQAIDEELRPLRTAIADELRSRAG; translated from the coding sequence TTGGCCCGTCAGCAGCGCGCGCTCGAACGCGTATTGGCGGACGGCCGTAGGACCGCGCCGTGGAATGCCGCCCTCGTCGGCGCGCTGGCGCTCGCGACCGTCGTCAACCTGGTCACCGTCGCGCTCGCGGGTACCGGCGTGTGGTTGCTCGTCGTCGGCACCTGGCCGGAGCGGGTACTGGGCGCGGCGGAATGCGTCATCGCACTGGTGCTCCGTCCACGATTCGGCAGGATGCCCCGGCACACCCTGGACGCCGCCGCCGCGCCGGTGCTGCATGCGGTGACGAAGCGGATCGCCGCCGAACTCGGCACCAAGCCGATGGACGCGATCGCCGTCGACGCGCGGTACGGCTCGGGCTGCACGGTGGTGGGACCGCGCCGGCGGCGTGTCCTCGTCATCGGTCTGCCGCTCTGGGAGACCCTCACCGCCGACCAGCGGCTCGCACTGCTCGGCCATGACCTCGGTCGTGCCTCGACCCGGGGCGGTCCGAGCGGCGCCTGGATCCGGACGGCCCTGGACGCGCTCGCCACCTGGGCGGACATGATCAGCCCCACGACCGAACTGGAGGCCGCACGGCAGGGCGTGGCGGACGCGAACGCGTTCCGCCCGGACTCGCTGCGGCAGAACACCAACATCAGCCTGGGCCATGCCCTTGCCCAACCCCTGCAGAACCTGTTGGCCCACGGCATGCTCGCGCTCCACCGGCTGCTCGGCCGGCTCGACGACCTCTCCGGCAGGCAGTCGCAGTACCGGGCCGACGAGATGTCCGTCCGGGTCTCTTCCACCGCCTCGGCGGACGGGCTGCTCCGGGCGCTGCTGCTGGACGAGACCGCCCGCTTCGCCGTCGAACGAGCGGCCCGGAGCGGGGGCGACGTCTGGGCACGGGTGCGCGCATCCCTGGCGTCGGTTCCGGACACGGAACGCGAGCGGCTCCTGCGCCTCGCCCGGTTGCGCGGCACCTCGACCGACGGCAGCTCCCCGCCCACGTACTTCCGCATCCAGTTCGTGAACCGGATTCCCGGCCCCAGGACCGCGGCGCCGCCGAGTGGAGAGGAAGCGCAGGCGATCGACGAAGAACTCCGGCCGCTGCGGACCGCGATCGCGGACGAGCTGCGGAGCAGGGCCGGTTAG
- a CDS encoding DUF4230 domain-containing protein produces the protein MTTPATRPHRRMPGWAKVVTTFALVLVLLFAGIKLAVLPGVKDLFGTQTHDRSGPALLKSVRDMSRYDAASGNFQVVVDLEKDAKYLPDAVRGTRTLYVGAGTVDAYVDLGKVGDKDVTVNKDRTSATLRLPHARLGEPALDADHSYAVSKQRGLLDRLGDLFSDNPNSEHAVQKLAVSHIGEAARNSGLTARAETNTTAMLEGLLHSLGFKEVHVSYGS, from the coding sequence ATGACGACTCCCGCCACACGCCCGCACAGGCGCATGCCCGGCTGGGCGAAGGTGGTGACCACCTTCGCGCTGGTGCTCGTGCTGCTGTTCGCCGGTATCAAGCTGGCGGTGCTTCCGGGCGTCAAGGATCTGTTCGGCACGCAGACGCACGACCGCTCGGGGCCCGCGCTCCTCAAATCCGTCAGGGACATGAGCCGTTACGACGCGGCCTCGGGCAACTTCCAGGTCGTCGTCGACCTGGAGAAGGACGCGAAGTACCTGCCGGACGCCGTTCGCGGCACCCGCACCCTGTATGTCGGCGCGGGCACCGTGGACGCCTATGTGGACCTCGGCAAGGTCGGCGACAAGGACGTGACGGTGAACAAGGACCGTACGTCGGCCACGCTGCGGCTCCCGCACGCGCGGCTGGGTGAACCGGCCCTGGACGCCGACCACTCCTACGCCGTCTCCAAGCAGCGCGGACTCCTCGACCGCCTGGGCGACCTGTTCTCGGACAACCCCAACAGCGAGCACGCCGTGCAGAAGCTCGCCGTGTCCCACATCGGAGAGGCGGCCAGGAACAGCGGACTGACCGCACGGGCCGAGACCAACACCACGGCAATGCTGGAGGGCCTGCTGCACTCGCTCGGCTTCAAGGAAGTGCACGTCTCCTACGGGTCGTGA
- a CDS encoding pyridoxamine 5'-phosphate oxidase family protein translates to MDTTGTVPRRTAERVRDTLERLVTERDVWLSTAHPDHGPHQVPLWFFWDGRALWMCTGATSVTARNVRAEPRVRLALPDTFDVVLLQGEATCFPDDEVPAAAAEAFAGKFGWDPRAEEAPQVYVRVVPRTVRAWRGVPELRGRVVMRDGAWLA, encoded by the coding sequence ATGGACACCACGGGAACCGTTCCCCGCCGGACAGCGGAGCGCGTACGCGACACTCTCGAACGACTCGTCACCGAGCGGGACGTGTGGCTGTCGACGGCTCACCCCGATCACGGACCGCACCAGGTTCCGCTGTGGTTCTTCTGGGACGGCCGGGCCTTGTGGATGTGCACCGGCGCCACCTCCGTGACCGCGCGGAACGTCCGCGCGGAGCCGCGCGTGCGCCTCGCGCTGCCGGACACCTTCGACGTGGTGCTCCTCCAGGGTGAGGCCACGTGCTTCCCGGACGATGAGGTGCCCGCGGCCGCAGCGGAGGCGTTCGCCGGCAAGTTCGGCTGGGATCCGCGTGCGGAAGAGGCTCCCCAGGTGTACGTACGCGTGGTGCCGCGGACCGTGCGCGCCTGGCGCGGCGTGCCGGAACTGCGCGGGAGAGTCGTCATGCGCGACGGGGCGTGGCTGGCATGA